One Methylosinus sp. H3A genomic region harbors:
- a CDS encoding energy transducer TonB — protein sequence MNSWTGQRYRPPEREAFQHRNDASVRGWLRRHRATIAIGVAALSIIVVVVLSGHDDLPQPRRIHELSIVNILQPPPPPPPPPPPEQKIIEQTTVDQPEFQEPKPVDEPQKAPIKDAKNDPPPGPLSLDAKAQGPGDLFNLGGKPGGNPYGGPGGGSGWGWYASMVQSQLRSALEAHKRTRKATMRGNIRLWADQSGRVTRVQLNGTTGDAELDAVLRNEVFGNLTLREPPPKGMPMPMIIRITSSVRVDRRR from the coding sequence ATGAATTCGTGGACTGGACAAAGATATCGTCCGCCGGAGCGTGAAGCTTTCCAGCATCGCAATGACGCGTCTGTGAGAGGCTGGCTGCGCCGCCATAGGGCGACGATCGCGATCGGTGTCGCGGCTCTGTCGATCATCGTCGTCGTTGTCCTTTCCGGACATGACGATCTTCCGCAGCCTCGCCGAATTCACGAACTGTCGATCGTCAATATTCTTCAGCCGCCTCCTCCGCCTCCTCCCCCTCCGCCGCCCGAGCAGAAGATCATCGAGCAGACGACGGTCGACCAGCCGGAGTTCCAGGAGCCGAAGCCGGTCGATGAGCCGCAGAAGGCGCCGATCAAGGATGCGAAGAACGATCCGCCGCCAGGACCGCTCTCGCTCGACGCCAAAGCGCAGGGACCCGGCGATTTGTTCAATCTCGGCGGCAAGCCGGGCGGAAATCCTTATGGCGGCCCGGGCGGCGGAAGCGGATGGGGCTGGTATGCGTCCATGGTGCAATCCCAGCTCCGTTCCGCTCTCGAGGCGCACAAACGGACGCGCAAAGCGACGATGCGCGGCAATATCCGTTTGTGGGCCGATCAGTCCGGTCGCGTGACCAGAGTGCAACTCAACGGAACGACCGGCGACGCCGAGCTCGACGCGGTTCTCCGCAACGAGGTGTTCGGAAACCTCACTCTGCGCGAGCCGCCGCCCAAAGGCATGCCGATGCCGATGATTATTCGGATCACGAGCAGCGTCCGAGTTGATCGGCGCAGATAG